In Halosimplex halophilum, the genomic stretch TTCTCCGAACCCGACCGCCGAGCACGGCGACTGTTGGTTCGAATGGTCTCGGACCGATCGGAAGAGCCGAAGCTCTCGACGACTTCGAGAAAGCCCGAGAACTGCGTCCCCGACTCAGGCGGTCGCTTCGAGGCAGGTCTCGTGGACGGTCTCGTCGTCCTCGTTGGGGACGCGGATCTGGCCGGCGACGATGGGCTCGCCGCAGGCCGCACAGCGGAGGGGGCCGTCGTCGGCGTCGCCGCCGGCGCTCGCCGCGTCGCCGCTCTCGCCGCCCTCGCCGATCTCGAACTCCTCGGCGAGGGGGTCGGTCACGCCGTCGGCGTCGCTCGTCGCGCTGTAGCCGACCGCGGCGGCGCCGAGGCCGGCGAGGGCGCCGCGGAGTCGCTTCCCCTTCCGGAGCGACCAGAGCGCGGCCACACCCAGGCCGGCGGCGAGGAGTACGCGGGCGATACGGCCGTTGTCGTCGGGCAGCTGCTCCGAGTCCATACGCGACACAACGCGCTCCGTCCCCTTGTACCCGTCTGTCCGGGACCGCGGTACGGGGTGGGCGCCGCTCGGATATCCGGTCGAGGAGCGACTCCGGGACCCGGCGTACGACGTGATGCTTGACGGCGAGTTCGACCGCGATCAGGGTCGGCTCCTCGCGGCGCTGGCGGATCTCCGTCAGCGGGCCGGCTGCGGGCACCCCGCATCGACGAAGATGTGGGCGCTCCGCCGCCGTACCCGTGCGTCCGTGGATACGCGTGGCGTCCGCGCTGGAGGGGGATGTCGCGGACTGATCAGGAGTCGATCCGCACCGGCTCGCCCCGCTCGGCCGAGTCGTAGACGGCCTCGATGATCTCGACGGCCTTGCGCGCCTCGCTCGCGTCGAGCATGTACGGGTCGCCCGTCCGGCGGGCGTCGAGGAAGTCTTCGATGTTGCGCCGGTGGTTGGCGTAGTCGATGCTCATCGGGTCGGCCGCGCCGCCGCCCGACTCCGTCTCGCCGAACCGCTCGCGAACCTCGGGATCGTCGTCGCGCTCCTCGCGGAACTGCCAGGTCACGAGCTCGTCCTCCACGACCTCGGCGGTGCCGTCCCGGCCGGCGACCTGGATCCGCTTCAGCGACCCCGGATACATCGAGGTCGCACCGAGGATCTGTCCGAGTGTGCCGTCGCGGTAGCGGAGGACCGCCACGGCGGAGTCCTCGACCTCCACGATGTCGTCGCCGTGGGCGCGCCGGTCGGTGTAGGCGAACACCTCCTCGACCGGATTGCCGTCGGCGTCCCCGCCGGCCCCGGCCGCGCTCGCGATCCACTGGACGGCGTCGACCCCGTGGATCGACTGGTTCATCAGCGCGCCGCCGCCGTCCAGGTCCCGCGTGCCCTGCCAGGCGCCGTCGTAGTAGTCGTCGTCGCGCCACCACGGGACGTAGGCGTTGGCGACCGAGAGGCCGCCGAACCGGCCCTCCGCGGCGGCCGTCCGCAACTGGCGGACGACGGGGTTGTACCGCTGGTTGAAGATCCCGCCCAGCCGGATCTCCGCCGCGTCGGCGGCGGCGACCATCTCGTCGATGCGGTCGGTCGTGATCTCCAGGGGCTTCTCGCAGAGCACGTCGACCCCCCGGTCGGCCGCGGCGAGCGCGGGTTCGAGGTGGGCGCCGCTGGGCGTGCAGACCGAGAGCACGTCCACGCGTTCGGCGTCGAGCATCGCCTCGGTGTCGGCGTACCAGGTGCAGTCGTACTCGGCGGCGAACTCGCGGCCCCGCTCCTCCGTCCGGCAGGAGCCGGCGACGAGTTCGGCCCCGTCGATGTCGGCGACCGATTCGGCGTGCATCGACGCGACGGCGCCGATCCCGGCGATCGCGATGCGGGCTGTCATACGGCGGGGTTCTCGACGCCCCGGCAAAAAACCATCCGAGCGGGCGAACCGTTCCTCGAACCGCCGGGGCGGGCGGGGAACGGGTCGCCCACACGTCCCGCGACCCGACAGTAGCTGTCGCCTACCGGAGCGAAGGCGGGCCGTTTTTACCCTTCGGCCCGGTCGAATCGGGACGAACGAATGGTCCTCGAACCGCTCCGCCGGGCGAAACGGCAGGTCGTCGACGACCTGCGCGCCGACCCGTACCTCCCCTACATCCTGCTGGCGGCCCTCCTGCTGTCGTCGTTCTGGATCTGGCACCGGCTGCCGAACTTCGCGACGC encodes the following:
- a CDS encoding Gfo/Idh/MocA family protein; the protein is MTARIAIAGIGAVASMHAESVADIDGAELVAGSCRTEERGREFAAEYDCTWYADTEAMLDAERVDVLSVCTPSGAHLEPALAAADRGVDVLCEKPLEITTDRIDEMVAAADAAEIRLGGIFNQRYNPVVRQLRTAAAEGRFGGLSVANAYVPWWRDDDYYDGAWQGTRDLDGGGALMNQSIHGVDAVQWIASAAGAGGDADGNPVEEVFAYTDRRAHGDDIVEVEDSAVAVLRYRDGTLGQILGATSMYPGSLKRIQVAGRDGTAEVVEDELVTWQFREERDDDPEVRERFGETESGGGAADPMSIDYANHRRNIEDFLDARRTGDPYMLDASEARKAVEIIEAVYDSAERGEPVRIDS
- a CDS encoding DUF2892 domain-containing protein, which produces MDSEQLPDDNGRIARVLLAAGLGVAALWSLRKGKRLRGALAGLGAAAVGYSATSDADGVTDPLAEEFEIGEGGESGDAASAGGDADDGPLRCAACGEPIVAGQIRVPNEDDETVHETCLEATA